The Rhodococcus triatomae genome includes a window with the following:
- the glnA gene encoding type I glutamate--ammonia ligase, producing the protein MAFTTAEEVIKYIADEKVEYVDVRFSDLPGIQQHFSIPAAAFNEDVFEDGLAFDGSSVRGFQSIHESDMMLLPDVTTARIDPFRAAKTLNVNFFVHDPFTREAYSRDPRNVARKAEEYLKSTGIADTAFFGAEAEFYIFDSVSYDSTMNESFYRIDSVSGAWNTGADVNPDGSPNLGYKVRAKGGYFPVAPYDHYVDLRDEITTNLQNAGFEIERGHHEVGTAGQAEINYKFGTLLSAADDLQLFKYIVKNTAWAAGKSVTFMPKPLFGDNGSGMHVHQSLWKDGKPLFHDEAGYAGLSDMARHYIGGILHHAPSLLAFTNPTINSYHRLVPGYEAPINLVYSQRNRSAAVRIPITGNNPKAKRLEFRAPDSSGNPYLSFAAQMMAGLDGIKNKIEPLAPVDKDLYELPPEEAKGIPQAPTSLTAVIDRLEQDHEYLTEGGVFTSDLIETWIAYKREAEIAPVNLRPHPYEFQLYYDV; encoded by the coding sequence GTGGCGTTCACCACGGCCGAAGAGGTCATCAAGTACATCGCGGACGAGAAGGTCGAGTACGTCGACGTCCGTTTCAGCGACTTGCCCGGCATCCAGCAGCACTTCTCCATCCCTGCTGCCGCCTTCAACGAGGACGTCTTCGAGGACGGCCTGGCCTTCGACGGTTCGTCGGTGCGTGGCTTCCAGTCGATCCACGAGTCCGACATGATGCTGCTCCCGGACGTCACCACGGCGCGCATCGACCCCTTCCGCGCGGCCAAGACGCTGAACGTCAACTTCTTCGTGCACGATCCGTTCACCCGCGAGGCCTACAGCCGCGACCCGCGCAACGTCGCGCGCAAGGCCGAGGAGTACCTGAAGAGCACCGGCATCGCCGACACCGCCTTCTTCGGCGCCGAGGCCGAGTTCTACATCTTCGACTCGGTCTCCTACGACTCGACGATGAACGAGTCCTTCTACCGGATCGATTCGGTGTCCGGCGCCTGGAACACCGGCGCGGACGTCAACCCGGACGGCTCGCCGAACCTCGGTTACAAGGTGCGCGCCAAGGGTGGCTACTTCCCGGTCGCCCCGTACGACCACTACGTCGACCTCCGCGACGAGATCACCACGAACCTGCAGAACGCCGGCTTCGAGATCGAGCGCGGCCACCACGAGGTCGGCACCGCCGGACAGGCCGAGATCAACTACAAGTTCGGCACGCTGCTCAGTGCCGCGGACGATCTGCAGCTGTTCAAGTACATCGTGAAGAACACCGCCTGGGCGGCCGGCAAGTCGGTCACCTTCATGCCGAAGCCCCTCTTCGGCGACAACGGCTCGGGCATGCACGTGCACCAGTCGCTGTGGAAGGACGGCAAGCCGCTGTTCCACGACGAGGCCGGCTACGCGGGTCTGTCGGACATGGCGCGTCACTACATCGGCGGCATCCTGCACCACGCGCCGTCGCTGCTGGCGTTCACGAACCCGACGATCAACTCGTACCACCGTCTGGTGCCCGGCTACGAGGCTCCCATCAACCTCGTCTACAGCCAGCGCAACCGGTCCGCGGCCGTGCGTATCCCGATCACGGGCAACAACCCGAAGGCCAAGCGCCTCGAGTTCCGCGCTCCCGACTCCTCGGGCAACCCGTACCTGTCGTTCGCGGCGCAGATGATGGCCGGCCTCGACGGCATCAAGAACAAGATCGAGCCGCTGGCCCCGGTCGACAAGGATCTCTACGAGCTCCCACCGGAGGAGGCCAAGGGTATTCCGCAGGCGCCCACCAGCCTCACCGCCGTCATCGACCGGCTCGAGCAGGATCACGAGTACCTCACCGAGGGTGGCGTGTTCACGTCGGACCTCATCGAGACCTGGATCGCGTACAAGCGCGAGGCGGAGATCGCTCCGGTCAACCTGCGCCCGCACCCCTACGAGTTCCAGCTGTACTACGACGTGTGA
- a CDS encoding ABC transporter permease, with product MGANDLWEFVVARRQQLLTDSWLHVSAVVQSVILATIVAVGIGILVYRSPIGSSVATALASTILTVPSFALLGLLIPILGLGVPPTITALVLYALLPIIRNTIIGLSSVDPAITDAARGIGLNRMRVLSRVELPLAWPSILTGMRVSTQMLMGILAIAAYAKGPGLGNMIFSGLSRVGSPTALPQALTGTVLIVILALVLDGIYVLIGRFTTPRGIRD from the coding sequence TTGGGAGCGAACGATCTCTGGGAGTTCGTCGTCGCACGTCGGCAGCAGTTGCTCACCGACTCGTGGCTGCACGTCAGCGCGGTGGTGCAATCGGTGATCCTGGCGACGATCGTCGCGGTCGGGATCGGAATCCTCGTCTACCGCAGCCCCATCGGATCGTCCGTCGCCACGGCCCTCGCCAGCACGATCCTCACCGTCCCCTCGTTCGCCCTGCTGGGTCTGCTCATTCCGATCCTCGGCCTCGGGGTGCCTCCGACGATCACCGCGCTGGTGCTCTACGCGCTGCTCCCGATCATCCGGAACACCATCATCGGCCTCTCGTCCGTGGATCCCGCGATCACCGACGCGGCCCGCGGCATCGGACTCAACCGCATGCGGGTGCTCAGCCGGGTCGAGTTGCCGCTCGCGTGGCCGTCGATCCTCACCGGCATGCGGGTGTCCACGCAGATGCTCATGGGCATCCTCGCGATCGCCGCCTACGCGAAGGGGCCGGGCCTGGGAAACATGATCTTCTCGGGCCTGTCTCGGGTGGGCAGCCCGACCGCACTCCCCCAAGCACTCACCGGCACCGTACTGATCGTGATCCTCGCACTCGTCCTCGACGGCATCTACGTACTGATCGGCCGTTTCACCACTCCGAGGGGTATCCGTGACTGA
- a CDS encoding ABC transporter ATP-binding protein has translation MTETRTDTADSSSDVSGVEIVLENVVKRYPGQNEPAVDGISITIPAGEIVALVGPSGGGKTTVLRMINRLIEPTSGTITIGGRDALSIDPDVLRRGIGYSIQQAGLFPHITVGKNIGTVPGLLKWDRNRISARVDEMLDLVGLDPDTYRDRYPRQLSGGQQQRVGVARALAADPPVLLMDEPFGAVDPITRGLLQDELMRLQAELRKTIVFVTHDFNEAVKLGDRIAVLGPQSHIMQYDTPAAILSNPANETVEGFVGAGAALKQLTLTRVRDVDLTDVPTAQVGDPVDELRNRMIERKSKWGIVLDSRNRPLRWVSPKQLAHARSLESVGDPIGEMVSTQSTLQDALEALLEEGNASAVVTGRRGGYEGLVTIDVLVAHLSRINEEYSTDDTGEPS, from the coding sequence GTGACTGAGACCCGTACCGACACCGCCGACTCGTCGTCCGACGTCTCGGGTGTGGAAATCGTCCTGGAGAACGTCGTCAAACGCTACCCGGGACAGAACGAACCAGCCGTGGACGGGATCTCGATCACCATCCCCGCCGGCGAGATCGTCGCGCTCGTCGGTCCTTCCGGCGGCGGGAAGACGACGGTGCTGCGCATGATCAACCGGCTCATCGAGCCGACGTCGGGCACCATCACCATCGGTGGGCGTGATGCGCTGTCCATCGACCCCGACGTGCTGCGCCGCGGAATCGGCTATTCGATCCAGCAGGCCGGTCTCTTCCCGCACATCACCGTGGGCAAGAACATCGGTACCGTTCCCGGGCTGCTGAAATGGGACAGGAACCGGATCAGCGCCCGTGTCGACGAGATGCTCGATCTCGTGGGGCTCGATCCGGACACCTACCGTGACCGCTACCCACGCCAACTCTCCGGGGGCCAGCAGCAACGGGTCGGCGTCGCACGGGCGTTGGCGGCCGATCCCCCGGTCCTTCTCATGGACGAGCCCTTCGGTGCCGTGGACCCCATCACCCGCGGCCTGCTCCAGGACGAACTGATGCGGCTGCAGGCAGAGTTGCGCAAGACCATCGTGTTCGTCACCCACGACTTCAACGAGGCGGTCAAGCTCGGCGACCGGATCGCCGTGCTGGGACCGCAGTCGCACATCATGCAATACGACACCCCTGCCGCGATCCTGTCGAACCCCGCGAACGAGACCGTCGAGGGTTTCGTCGGGGCCGGTGCGGCGCTCAAGCAGCTGACCCTGACCCGGGTACGCGACGTGGACCTGACGGACGTACCCACCGCGCAGGTCGGAGATCCGGTCGACGAACTGCGCAACCGGATGATCGAGCGAAAGAGCAAGTGGGGCATCGTGCTCGACTCCCGGAACCGACCGCTGCGATGGGTGTCCCCGAAGCAACTCGCCCACGCCCGCTCGCTCGAGTCGGTGGGCGACCCGATCGGCGAGATGGTGTCGACGCAGTCGACACTGCAGGACGCCCTCGAGGCTCTCCTCGAGGAAGGCAATGCCTCCGCCGTCGTCACCGGCCGCAGAGGCGGCTACGAGGGGCTGGTCACCATCGACGTCCTCGTCGCCCACCTGTCCCGGATCAACGAGGAGTACTCGACCGACGACACCGGGGAGCCGTCGTGA
- a CDS encoding ABC transporter permease, with translation MTTVDAGAGVGTKEVAAARRAERARLWVQPILVTILVGGVLGWAFTRDLTATQQASINMPNIATLTWQHVLITAVVVLIVVAVAVPLGILLTRPGFTKLAPIFIGIANIGQAAPAIGLLVLLFLATNRTGFWIGVLPIAFYSLLPVLRNTMLGLQQVDPAVIDAGRGQGMSTRRVLRKVELPLAVPYILAGLRTSLVLAVGTATLSFLVSAGGLGILIDTGYKLRDNVTLVVGAVLAVALALLVDWLGALAEEYLGPKGLR, from the coding sequence GTGACCACCGTCGACGCCGGTGCCGGTGTCGGCACCAAGGAGGTCGCCGCCGCTCGCCGCGCGGAGCGTGCCCGGCTGTGGGTGCAGCCGATCCTCGTCACCATCCTGGTCGGCGGGGTGCTCGGGTGGGCGTTCACCCGCGATCTGACGGCCACCCAGCAGGCGAGCATCAACATGCCGAACATCGCGACGCTCACCTGGCAGCACGTGCTCATCACCGCGGTCGTCGTACTCATCGTCGTCGCGGTCGCCGTGCCGCTCGGAATCCTGCTCACCCGGCCCGGTTTCACCAAGCTGGCACCGATCTTCATCGGTATCGCGAACATCGGTCAGGCAGCTCCCGCCATCGGTCTGCTGGTCCTGCTGTTCCTCGCCACGAACCGCACCGGATTCTGGATCGGCGTCCTGCCCATCGCCTTCTACTCGCTGCTGCCCGTACTCCGCAACACCATGCTGGGTCTGCAGCAGGTGGATCCGGCCGTGATCGATGCCGGACGGGGCCAGGGGATGTCGACGCGCCGGGTACTGCGCAAGGTGGAACTCCCCCTCGCGGTTCCCTACATTCTCGCGGGTCTGCGTACCTCGCTGGTGCTGGCGGTCGGCACCGCGACGCTCAGCTTCCTGGTGAGCGCGGGCGGGCTCGGTATCCTCATCGACACCGGATACAAGTTGCGGGACAACGTCACTCTCGTCGTGGGCGCCGTCCTCGCCGTGGCGCTGGCGCTTCTCGTCGACTGGCTCGGAGCGCTCGCCGAGGAGTACCTCGGACCGAAGGGGTTGCGATGA
- a CDS encoding glycine betaine ABC transporter substrate-binding protein has translation MTLAVAASLAAITGCGLESGSAIPLPVGPGSIEPVPELEGVAVTVGSKDFTEQVVLGYIIEFALSAAGADVRDLTNIQGSNSTRDAQLAGQIDITYEYTGTGWINYLGNESPIPDPTEQYEAVRDEDLARNDMVWTDPAPMNNTYALAMNRQTAAETGIRTLSDYAALVNSDPAAASTCLETEFNVRQDGFPGLAATYGFDAGQVDKRILQTGIIYQATADGTECRFGEVFTTDGRIIALDLVLIEDDRSFFPKYNAAVTMRREFAEAHPQVAEVMAPISAILTDEAITELNRQVDVDGREPADVARQWLADEGFVTIP, from the coding sequence ATGACCCTCGCAGTGGCAGCCTCGCTCGCGGCGATCACCGGATGCGGGCTCGAATCGGGCAGCGCGATACCACTTCCCGTCGGTCCGGGCAGCATCGAGCCGGTGCCCGAACTCGAGGGTGTTGCCGTGACGGTCGGGTCCAAGGATTTCACCGAGCAGGTGGTCCTCGGCTACATCATCGAGTTCGCGCTGTCGGCGGCGGGCGCCGACGTCCGCGACCTCACCAACATCCAGGGTTCCAACAGCACCAGGGACGCCCAGTTGGCGGGGCAGATCGACATCACCTACGAGTACACCGGCACCGGTTGGATCAACTATCTCGGCAACGAATCCCCGATCCCCGACCCGACCGAGCAGTACGAGGCGGTCCGCGACGAGGATCTCGCCCGCAACGACATGGTGTGGACCGACCCCGCGCCGATGAACAACACGTACGCGCTGGCGATGAACCGCCAGACCGCCGCGGAGACCGGGATCCGGACGCTCTCCGACTATGCCGCCCTGGTGAACAGCGACCCGGCGGCCGCGTCCACGTGCCTCGAGACCGAGTTCAACGTCCGGCAGGACGGGTTCCCCGGCCTGGCCGCGACCTACGGCTTCGATGCCGGACAGGTCGACAAACGCATCCTGCAGACCGGCATCATCTATCAGGCCACGGCGGACGGGACCGAATGCCGGTTCGGCGAGGTCTTCACCACCGACGGCCGCATCATCGCGCTCGACCTGGTCCTCATCGAGGACGACCGCTCGTTCTTCCCGAAGTACAACGCGGCGGTGACGATGCGGCGGGAGTTCGCCGAAGCGCATCCCCAGGTCGCCGAGGTGATGGCACCGATCTCGGCGATACTCACCGACGAGGCGATCACCGAGCTGAACCGCCAGGTCGACGTCGACGGTCGCGAACCCGCGGATGTCGCCAGGCAGTGGCTGGCCGACGAGGGTTTCGTCACGATCCCCTGA
- a CDS encoding bifunctional [glutamine synthetase] adenylyltransferase/[glutamine synthetase]-adenylyl-L-tyrosine phosphorylase yields MVRPPTARSVVPGPGRLGLVEPGAPDDLRALGWTDADSIELLWALSRAANADLALRSIVRLREGLGEGWAELDARLRVDKPLRGRLFGLLGASAAFADHLAAEPEAWKLLAGEVPAPTRESALEALLGSVQAVPEEGAHRDALLYRAGITGPEAVAILRKTYRDQLMVIAAFDLAATVENEPVIPYQTVGHELSDLADAALTAALSVAVATVCPDKPCPVRLAVIAMGKCGARELNYVSDVDVVFVAEPADACAARIAGEMMRIGSSAFFDVDAALRPEGKAGELVRTLDSHVAYYKRWAKTWEFQALLKARPMTGDMELGRRYDQALSPMVWTASEREDFVPEVQAMRRRVEELVPPELRERELKLGRGSLRDVEFAVQLLQLVHGRADESLHVKSTVDALTALAAGGYVGRDDAANLTASYEFLRLLEHRLQLQKLRRTHTLPPADDEEALRWLARAAHMRPDGTRDALGVLEAEIKRNAHRVRRLHAKLFYRPLLESVARMDKDALRLTSDAAIRQLAALGYTAPENALGHLTALTGGLSRKGRIQALILPNLLESLADTPDPDAGLLAYRRLSDALFDQTWFLRLLRDERAVAERLMRVLGSSAYLADILVNAPEVIRLYADSPSGPRLLETKPEDVARGIATAAARYDDPARAVAAARSLRRYELARVASADVLGMLDVPQVCRALSSVWAAVLGAALTAVVKADEAKRGTEAPATFTVIGMGRLGGYELGYGSDADVLFVCEPREGADETVAVKWANSIADRVRTLLGAPSTDPPLEVDTGLRPEGRSGPMVRTLASYAAYYEQWAQPWEVQALLRATHVTGDRDLGLRFLYMIDHTRYPAGGVSEQAVREIRRIKARVDSERLPRGADPATHTKLGRGGLADIEWTVQLLQLRYASEIQALHNTSTLETLDAIGAAELLAESDVELLRDAWITATKARNALVLVRGKPTDQLPGPGRLLSAVAQVAGWGSDDAGEFLDQYLRVTRRARGVVERVFGE; encoded by the coding sequence ATGGTCAGACCCCCGACAGCGCGGTCGGTCGTCCCCGGGCCGGGACGCCTCGGTCTGGTCGAGCCAGGTGCCCCGGACGATCTCCGCGCACTCGGCTGGACCGACGCCGACAGCATCGAGCTCCTGTGGGCGCTCTCGCGTGCCGCGAACGCGGACCTCGCCCTGCGGTCGATCGTCCGGTTGCGGGAGGGCCTGGGCGAGGGCTGGGCCGAGCTCGACGCGCGTCTGCGGGTCGACAAGCCTCTGCGCGGACGGCTTTTCGGGTTGCTGGGTGCGTCCGCCGCGTTCGCCGATCATCTCGCGGCGGAACCCGAGGCGTGGAAGCTGCTCGCCGGCGAGGTGCCGGCACCGACCCGGGAGAGCGCGCTCGAGGCGCTGCTCGGGTCCGTACAGGCGGTTCCGGAAGAGGGCGCGCACAGGGACGCTCTGCTCTACCGTGCCGGGATCACCGGCCCGGAGGCGGTGGCGATACTCCGCAAGACCTACCGCGATCAGCTCATGGTGATCGCGGCGTTCGACCTGGCCGCGACGGTCGAGAACGAGCCCGTGATCCCGTATCAGACGGTGGGGCACGAACTGTCGGATCTGGCCGACGCCGCATTGACGGCGGCGTTGTCGGTGGCGGTCGCGACGGTGTGTCCGGACAAGCCGTGCCCGGTGCGCCTCGCCGTCATCGCGATGGGCAAATGCGGTGCGCGCGAACTCAATTACGTGAGCGACGTGGACGTGGTGTTCGTCGCGGAGCCGGCCGATGCGTGTGCCGCTCGGATCGCGGGCGAGATGATGCGGATCGGTTCGTCCGCGTTCTTCGACGTCGATGCCGCGCTGCGCCCGGAGGGCAAGGCGGGCGAACTCGTGCGCACCCTCGATTCCCATGTCGCGTACTACAAACGGTGGGCGAAGACCTGGGAGTTCCAGGCGCTCCTCAAGGCGCGCCCGATGACCGGCGACATGGAACTGGGACGCCGGTACGACCAGGCGCTGAGCCCGATGGTGTGGACCGCGTCGGAACGCGAGGATTTCGTTCCCGAGGTACAGGCCATGCGCCGCCGGGTGGAGGAGCTCGTCCCGCCGGAGCTGCGGGAGCGGGAGCTCAAGCTCGGCCGCGGCAGCCTGCGGGACGTGGAGTTCGCGGTACAGCTGTTGCAGCTCGTACACGGCCGCGCCGACGAGTCGCTGCACGTCAAGAGCACCGTCGACGCTCTCACCGCGCTCGCGGCGGGCGGGTACGTCGGCCGCGACGACGCCGCGAATCTCACCGCCTCGTACGAGTTCCTGCGACTGCTCGAACATCGCCTGCAGTTGCAGAAGTTGCGACGCACGCACACTCTGCCCCCGGCCGACGACGAGGAAGCACTGCGGTGGCTCGCCCGTGCCGCGCACATGCGGCCGGACGGCACGAGGGATGCGCTCGGTGTCCTCGAGGCCGAGATCAAGCGGAACGCGCACCGCGTGCGGCGTCTGCATGCCAAGCTGTTCTACCGGCCGCTGCTCGAGTCGGTGGCGCGGATGGACAAGGACGCCCTGCGGCTGACGTCCGACGCCGCGATTCGTCAGCTCGCGGCGCTCGGGTACACCGCGCCCGAGAATGCGCTCGGCCATCTCACCGCGCTCACGGGTGGCCTGTCCCGCAAGGGGCGGATCCAGGCGCTCATCCTGCCCAACCTGCTCGAATCCCTCGCGGACACACCGGATCCCGATGCCGGACTGCTCGCGTACCGACGGCTCTCGGACGCGCTCTTCGACCAGACGTGGTTCCTGCGGCTACTCCGGGACGAGCGTGCCGTCGCCGAACGGCTGATGCGGGTACTCGGCTCCTCGGCGTATCTGGCCGACATCCTGGTGAATGCGCCGGAAGTGATCCGACTCTATGCCGACTCGCCGTCCGGACCACGCCTGCTGGAGACCAAGCCCGAGGACGTCGCCCGGGGAATCGCCACGGCGGCAGCTCGATACGACGACCCGGCCAGAGCCGTCGCGGCTGCGCGTTCGCTGCGGCGCTACGAGCTCGCGCGAGTCGCGTCGGCGGACGTGCTCGGCATGCTCGACGTCCCGCAGGTCTGCCGCGCGTTGTCCTCGGTGTGGGCCGCGGTGCTCGGTGCCGCTCTCACCGCCGTCGTGAAGGCGGACGAGGCCAAGCGGGGAACCGAGGCGCCCGCGACGTTCACCGTGATCGGGATGGGCCGGCTCGGCGGCTACGAACTCGGCTACGGGTCGGACGCCGACGTCCTGTTCGTCTGCGAGCCCCGTGAGGGAGCGGACGAGACGGTCGCGGTGAAGTGGGCCAACAGCATCGCCGATCGGGTGCGAACACTTCTGGGCGCTCCCAGTACCGATCCGCCACTCGAAGTGGACACCGGTCTGCGTCCGGAAGGCCGCAGCGGCCCGATGGTGCGCACACTCGCGTCCTACGCGGCGTACTACGAGCAGTGGGCCCAGCCGTGGGAGGTGCAGGCGCTGCTCCGTGCGACCCACGTGACCGGCGACCGTGACCTCGGGCTGCGTTTCCTGTACATGATCGACCACACCCGGTATCCGGCCGGCGGGGTCTCCGAGCAGGCGGTGCGCGAGATCCGGCGGATCAAGGCGCGAGTCGACTCCGAGAGGCTGCCCCGCGGTGCGGACCCGGCCACGCACACGAAGCTGGGACGCGGCGGGCTGGCCGACATCGAGTGGACGGTCCAGTTGCTCCAACTCCGGTACGCGAGCGAGATCCAGGCGCTGCACAACACCTCGACGCTCGAGACGCTGGATGCGATCGGCGCCGCCGAACTTCTGGCGGAGTCGGACGTCGAACTACTTCGCGACGCGTGGATCACGGCGACCAAGGCGCGCAACGCGCTGGTCCTGGTGCGTGGCAAGCCCACCGACCAGTTGCCCGGCCCGGGCCGGTTGTTGTCCGCGGTCGCACAGGTGGCCGGATGGGGCAGCGACGACGCGGGCGAGTTCCTCGACCAGTACCTGCGCGTGACCCGCCGTGCCCGCGGAGTCGTGGAGCGGGTGTTCGGCGAGTAG
- the glnA gene encoding type I glutamate--ammonia ligase, which translates to MDRQKEFVLRTLEERDIRFVRLWFTDVLGYLKSVAIAPAELEGAFEEGIGFDGSAIEGFSRVSEADTVAKPDASTFQVLPWASSKGHQHSARMFCDIAMPDGSPSWADSRHVLRRQLNKAGDLGFSCYVHPEIEFFLLENGPMDGTPPVPADSGGYFDQAVHDSAPNFRRHAIDALESMGISVEFSHHEAAPGQQEIDLRYADALSMADNVMTFRYVVKEVAIQEGVRASFMPKPFSDQAGSAMHTHMSLFEGDTNAFHNPDDPMQLSETGKAFIAGILEHANEISAVTNQWVNSYKRLVHGSEAPTAASWGPSNRSALIRVPMYTPNKASSRRVEIRSPDSACNPYLTFAVLLAAGLRGIEKGYELPPEAEDDVWSLTPAERRAMGYRELPQNLDQALREMEKSELVAEALGEHVFDFFLRNKRREWEDYRSNVTPYELKAYLGL; encoded by the coding sequence ATGGATCGCCAAAAGGAATTCGTGCTGCGCACCCTCGAAGAGCGCGACATCCGATTCGTCCGGCTGTGGTTCACGGATGTTCTCGGATACCTCAAGTCCGTGGCGATCGCGCCCGCGGAGCTCGAGGGCGCATTCGAGGAGGGGATCGGATTCGACGGTTCCGCGATCGAGGGATTCTCCCGGGTGTCCGAAGCGGACACCGTCGCCAAGCCCGACGCGTCCACCTTCCAGGTGTTGCCCTGGGCGTCGAGCAAGGGCCACCAGCACTCGGCCCGCATGTTCTGCGACATCGCGATGCCCGACGGTTCGCCCTCGTGGGCGGATTCCCGGCACGTCCTGCGCCGTCAGCTGAACAAGGCGGGCGATCTCGGCTTCAGCTGCTACGTGCACCCGGAGATCGAGTTCTTCCTTCTCGAGAACGGACCGATGGACGGTACGCCGCCGGTGCCGGCGGACAGCGGCGGCTACTTCGATCAGGCGGTCCACGACTCCGCACCGAACTTCCGGCGGCACGCGATCGACGCGCTCGAGTCGATGGGCATCTCGGTGGAGTTCAGCCACCACGAGGCCGCCCCCGGGCAGCAGGAGATCGACCTGCGCTACGCGGACGCGCTCTCCATGGCCGACAACGTGATGACGTTCCGCTACGTCGTCAAGGAGGTCGCGATCCAGGAGGGCGTGCGCGCCAGCTTCATGCCCAAGCCGTTCAGCGATCAGGCCGGCTCGGCGATGCACACCCACATGAGCCTGTTCGAGGGCGACACCAACGCGTTCCACAACCCGGACGACCCGATGCAGCTGTCGGAGACGGGGAAGGCGTTCATCGCCGGAATCCTCGAACACGCCAACGAGATCAGCGCCGTCACCAACCAGTGGGTCAACTCCTACAAGCGGCTGGTTCACGGTAGCGAGGCGCCCACCGCGGCGTCGTGGGGCCCGTCGAACCGGTCTGCCCTGATCCGGGTGCCGATGTACACGCCGAACAAGGCGTCGTCCCGCCGCGTCGAGATCCGTAGCCCCGATTCGGCCTGCAACCCGTACCTGACGTTCGCCGTCCTGCTGGCCGCCGGGCTGCGCGGGATCGAGAAGGGATACGAGCTGCCGCCGGAGGCGGAGGACGACGTGTGGTCGCTCACCCCGGCCGAGCGTCGCGCGATGGGCTACCGGGAGCTGCCGCAGAATCTCGATCAGGCGCTGCGCGAGATGGAGAAGTCCGAGCTGGTCGCGGAGGCGCTCGGCGAGCACGTGTTCGACTTCTTCCTGCGCAACAAGCGCCGTGAGTGGGAGGACTACCGCAGCAACGTCACTCCCTACGAGCTCAAAGCCTATCTGGGGTTGTGA